The Hevea brasiliensis isolate MT/VB/25A 57/8 chromosome 9, ASM3005281v1, whole genome shotgun sequence nucleotide sequence AATTAATACATATGTAatctatatatttaaatattttcttgcacTCGTTCGCTTGATCTTACATGTAAATACTTTTTTACTAATTGAATGTTTGTATACCTTAACGCAAGTAAGAAATTTCCTCGCTTTATAGAATAAACTCAGTACTCAGTGATGATTGATAGAAACATATAGCTAGAAATCAAGTGTTCAGAAGCAATGTAAATCTCTCTGCATATCTCTAATCACTTAACTAATTATGTGTTATAACATTAACATGCTCTTAGAGATAGATAATTAAGATATAGAACAAGTAAAAGATGATATTGAATTTGAAGGAGGGAAAAGAAACAGAGTCCTGCTCTTATTTTACGTTGCAGATGTTGCAGCACGTACGCACATGCAACCGCAGCCCTGTAATGGATTCTCATgttttatccaaaaaaaaaaaaaaagaaaacaatcaGACGTCATTCAGAAATAGTGCTTTTTTAGTTTTTACAGAAGTTGCATTAAAGAagattttatgaaaaattttgctTTTCTATGCAAAATATCAGCAATTATGATGGATGCAAGCTATACATCCATGAAAGCTGTGCCATTTGCCATTGTTGTGAATTTAAGAAAGAAAACTTAGTCAGCTGGTGTCGACCTAGATTTTTTTGGTGGGCCAGTGGGAGTCTTGGGTGGTCTGGTTGTTGGGTCTGGGCTTCACAATAGGCGTAAACCTCCAAACTTTGCAATGTTGGCTGTCTTCATTATCCAACCAATGGAAGGCCAATTTCTTTATCTTTATTGTATAGATGTTGGTGCAGGTGGAAATTGAAGCATGGAAGAGCTCTCGTGAGAGAAAATTATATTTTACCCATTATTATAGTATGATATGGTTTATTATACGACATTAATCGCATTCATTCTAGACCTTAACATTTCGGTTTCATACCATATAGAGTGGAGATACCATGGAAGAAACCAGTACCGGATGGTAAGTTCTGTTGACTAGTGGCATTTTGAGCCTAACAAACATTGAAGTTATTACAAGCATCAAGCGAGTGTTACTTTCTTTAATAGGCAAATGATGGTTAGGGGATGTGGTGCATTGCAAAGCCATCCAGAGAGGCAGGTACGCTTTTCCGCAACATATTGATTTTAACTGTGGACATAAAGTGGAGTGGACTGTAGTCCAATCCAACCAGGTGGCAGCTGCTTCAGTACAGACACACCTGCAGGCAAGCACCCTTGGGATTGTATTTCAATGGCACTTGTGTCGCCGTAGCTTAGACACTGGTAATTAGAAAAAGAAGAATGAAAATTGAATAGGACATCTTATGTATGAGATTTAGACCATTGCAGATTCTTTCATATTTGTAGCGCAGCAGTAAAAAAACAAGCCAAATTATTCATCAACTACCAGCCAAGCAAGCATTGACAGCATGGATAGGATAAATCACTATTAAGCTTGAGGCTTATCCCACTTGAGGGGCTTGACAACCTCCCAGGTGAAGTCTGGGTCATCCCTTCCAAAGTGTCCATATGCAGCTGTCTTCAAGAACCTGTTGCCTCCCCTCTTGAGGTCTAGGTTGATGGTCATCATTTCAGGTCTAAAGTCGAAGTTCTCTTCCACAATCCTGAGAATCTCTTTGTCAGGAATCTTTCCAGTTCCGTAGGTGTCCACAAAGACGGACAAAGGCTCAGGCAAAGCAATGGCATAGGAGACCTGCACGATACACCTGCGAGCAAGACCATTTGCTACAAGACTCTTGGCCGCCTGCCTAACCATATAAGCACCACTCCTGTCCACCTTTGTTGGGTCCTTCCCTGAAAAAGCACCACCACCATGGGCCCCCCAGCCACCATAGGTGTCTACTATGATCTTGCGTCCAGTTAGTCCTGCATCACCGTGTGGACCACCAATGACAAAACGCCCAGATGGGTTAAGGTGGAAGATGGTCTTCTCATCAAGGTACTTCTCAGGGATGACAGGTTTTATGACATGTTCCTTGAGGTCAGCGGCAATCTCGTCGTTTGTGACAGTTTCATCATGCTGGGTGGAGATGAGGGCAGTGTGGACACGGACTGGGACCATGGCACCATTTTCCTTGTAGTACTCAACAGTAACCTGCGTCTTGCCATCAGGTCTTACCCATGGGCAGATGCCATTCTTCCTAACCTCAGTAAGTCGAGCCCCAAGCTTGGTGGCAAGAACATGGCTCAATGGCATATACTCAGGGGTCTCATCAgtggcataaccaaaaacatgGCCTTGGTCACCAGCACCAATCTCTTCTGGACGCTTGGTGAAATGGCCACCAACACACTGAGTAATATCAGGGAACCGCTGCTCAATGTTTACTAGGACCTTGCATTTGTCAGCATCAAGACCAACATCATCTGAAACAAATCCAATGGCGCGACATGCCTCACGAACTATCTTCTCATAGTCTACCTTGGCCTTGGTGGTAATATCTCCCAAGACCATTACCATGTTGGTCTTTGTGCACGTGTCACAGGAAACCTTGCTGTCAGGATCCTGCTCAAGACAGGCATCTAGCACGGCATCAGAGATCTGGTCACAGAGTTTGTCAGGGTGGCCCTCGTTCACAGATTCAGAGGTGAAGAGAAAAGTCTCCATTTCCTTGAGCTGCATATCACAAAGGCAGAAGACACCTTAATAATAAGGATGAAACGCAACCCCGTGAAATCTAAGCTTGCTTAGATGCATAAGCATATAGCACAGAGAACAAAAGCGAACATATTCTCGAGATAAATTTCTTCAAAGTTTAAGAGAAAAGCTTGCATAAGGGAAGAATCTATGAACAAGAAAATTTCTTTTTCATATCTTCAAATTCTGTAGTCCCAAAGGACCAATTAATGAATTACTGAGGGAACAAACACCTAATAGATTCTCATAGCAATGGAATAAGATAAAATCATGGCAGTGAGAAAGAAAATTACTCGAGAATTTTTCTCTAGATAGTGATCATCGTATCAAACAGGAATTTTTCTCTAGACTGCACTCACCTGTTCGAGTGTGAAGTTGAAAACAAAATAACAATAGAACGCATGatttctttaattaaatatttatgtaaaataaattatttataataattcaaaacttttgataaattaatattattaagtagAAAACGAGAGAATATAAATCAATAAACGTACCATTGTTATTAGTTCAATATCTTTCAAAAAATTCACTTtagatttgaaattttttttattaatataatttattttctgatAGAAACTTATTTATTTCATATCAAACGTATATTATACTATTGATATTGTCACAAGTCCTAAAATATTTGATActgcaaaattaaaaaaaaaaagactcaaTTGATTTTTTATAACTACTTCAATGTTTAAGTCAATATCCAATATATGATTCAGTGTAAATtacatcaaatattaataaaattttttaaaatattcttttattattattatgagtaatttattaaaatttattgtgtttTTTCTATTATTAGAAGTTATAATATgtatgtattaattaattatatttattattttttgaaaacattaattatatttagtaattctaataaatttttagtatgcttttcctttttttttttttactcaaagCATTACATGGCCCTCATAACATTCCAAGAGCAAATATTGACAACTGAAATAGAAATATTCACAAGCCAATTATTCGGTAATTTATACCTATAGCAGAATTTTGCAAGATGGTGAACCGCTTTAATAAATATgtttttccaacttaatcatgcACTTGTTTATCTTGCATGGATGTGGATAAGTTTACTTTCGCTTTACATGTGTTTAGTAAGTTCGAGAATTTTCATTGCCGTGGCCTGCTATTGTAGCTGCACATTTCAACATGGACTTACAAGATTTTTAGGCCATGAAAGTGAGAAATTATTAGATGTGTTTAGTGCACATGCACTGTCTCTCATAATAATGTGAGATTCATTCTTTATATTTTTAAGAATGATTCACTTTTCTATGTGTGAGAGtactattattttttaatactatcaGTGTATCTAATAAAGTTGTCCTCTTCCATGCCGTGTTGTGCCCTCAATGCCGTGTTGTGCCTTTCAATGCCATGTTTCAGAAAggtagaaggaaaaaaaaaacatacatacatatatgagGGTCAGGCATATCCAGGCCGTGAGAAATGGGCGCGCACGGCCTGGCCATGCGCCATGTATGAGCGGGGATTTTCTCCATGTTTTGGTCCAGACTCTTAACTCAGTCGACTCTAGTCTCTAGGTACTACTTAAGGCTAATTTTGCATCTGAAAGGGGTTTTTTGGCTGGTAAGAAACTTTGGAGAACACCATTGAAGAGAAAAATCTTTCTCAGGACCATTAACATGTTGGTCTTAGTGCATGTTTCAGAGGAAACCTTGCTGTCAGGATCTTCTTAAGACAGGCATCTAGCACCGCATCAGAGATCTGGTCACAGAGTTTATGGTGACCTTCGTTCACACATTCAGTGGTGAAGAGAAAAATCTCCATTCCCTAGAGCTGCATAGGCGGATGACGCATTTATAATAATGATGAAAACCAACTCCGTGAAATCTAAGCTTGCTTAGATGCATAAGAATACGGTATAGAAAACAGAAGCGAACATATTATCGACATAAATTTCTCCAAACTTTATGAGAACAGTTTACAAAAGGGAAGAATCTATGTACAAGAAAATTGCTTTTTCATATCTTCAAAGTCGACCAATTTACGAATTATTGAGGGAACAATCTTAGCAGTGGAATAAGATAAAATCATAGCAGTGAGAAAGAAAATTGCTCGAGCATTTCTGTAGAGAATGATCATATCAAAGAGGAATTATgagaaaaattataaagattATTGATGCTTCAATACAAAAGAGAGTAATTTAAATTCTTAGAAGAGAAAAGATTTAGAAAGTGTTGTGGCAGAGCCACAACCCAAACAAAAAACAGAAGAGAGGGcgaagaaaatagaagaaaggGGGAAGAATGGATGAAGCCAGATCAGAgaacgaagaagaagaagaagaagaagagacagCGAGATAAAGAGGGAGAGGGAAATAGAGAGAATTGAATTCTTTGTATTATTTGATTGATATCGAAATTACAACTCAATTTCTATATTTATACTAGCACAACTACAACAATGCTAACATTACCCTCCCCACGAAGATCATCCTTTGTCCTCAAGAATAAACTGAGATTGAAAAACAAAATTCGCAGTCTGCTACTCCATTTCCTCTTTTTTCATAATTGCTGAATCTGAACACTGCAACTTCAAGAAAGGCAACCTAGTCATTTTTCAAACACCCTCATGGCAGAGGTCCTACATTGACAAGATTCATCTTCCTCCTTCGCCTTCTCCACATTTCAAACCCAATGATCATTCAATTGCAATTCCAAATCACATCCGCCACAAGACTGATGGGTTCTTTCACAACTTCCTTTGACAGGTTCATTTCTTCCCTTATTAAGAACAAGCTCGTCAACAAGAAAATAATTCTGATGTAAATTTTCTCGGAGTAAAATCAAATTTATCGAACACTCCATaattattctcaacaatttcatcAGATTTAAGggcaaaaattatattaatttttttttcaagattcTGTTCATCGACGTCCATGAATCCAGAATCAATATTAGTAGCTTCTTGAATCCCCAGCTTCTCTAACCCCAGAATTTGGTAAAGGCAAAATATCGATAGTTCCATTCACATTCGAATTGGGTTCCAAGATTACCTGAGGAACAGTTGGAAGCACAGGTTCCTTTCTCCTCGACTGCGAAGCTCCAGTCATCTCCAACAATTGATCAAATTTGCAATTCAATTCTTCTCGACTTTTTCGGTTCTTCTCCATTATCAAGTCCTCCAACCTCTTTGTACAACTCTCAAACTTGAAATGCATTTCCTGATTGAGATTACGCATTTCTTGTTTCACATCTTGAAACCTCTGCTCCAAAGATTGCAAGTGGTCCGCAAGAATCTGGATCCTAGGGTCCTCCATGTTTTGCTTTTTCTTCGCCAACTTCAAATTCGCAAACTCTGCGATCGTTGGATCTTGTTGATCTGACACCAATTGTTGTGGCAGAGCCGCAACCCAAAACAGAAAACAGAGGAAAGGGGGAAGGAAATAGAAGAAAGAggggaagaaaggaagaaggagaagagaCAAAAAGAGATGCACAGGAAGAGGAAAGGGCAAGAGAGAGAATTTAAAGAGAGATCGAATTCTTTGTATTATTTAACCGACATCCGAATTATTGGGCGTTTAGCTCGTGGAAATCAGTTATAGATGACTGAtacataattaatatatttaataaaaaattaaattataaatatatttttattaaaaaaataaaaaatattaaataaaatttataataaaatttttaaaattaaataaaaataatataataattattttattaaattaatttataattataaaatttataaatattaaaataaaaaattagatctttaatttatttttttaatttataaatttaaaaattattataaataaataaatctatatatttttaaaacttatttataagttaaaattattattgttttgtttaagatttaaaaaaaaaatcatttcagtgcatttgatttaaaattttttttattattataatttactatTTAATCCTATTAAAAGTATATCATTGATGGTGCTGAGTCTGGAGTACTTGACAGCTATAAATGAAAAGAATGTCTATGAGTCTTTGATAATTATTCTATACTCAAAGTCAATTTATAGTTTATGATGCGAGGAAAATTACATTACATATTAAATATTAgtaaaagtttataaaataatttttcattattattattagtaatttatttaattttacagtatttttcattaattagcagttattttattaattttaataatttttaatgagtTTTTTcaacttattttttaatttttttatttttaaagattAGATTATCATGCATGTGTTTTTCTTGCACGGATGTGGATAAGTTTTACTTTGCATgtgcataatttttttattttttaatatataaattattttttatcaaataaaTTACTGAAAATACAGTTCTTGAGAGTTTTGAACAGAAATGAAAAACTATACAGAACCGAAAAATTATACAAAACCGATAAGAACTATGccgaattaaaattattttgatactttgattCGATTCTAATTTTTTACTAACAACTGAATCAGAACCGTATCAAAACTGAATTAGAACCATATTAAACTGTAATTAAATCAAAAactaaatttatacttatatttttctatgatttttttaaatgtattatatattttaatataattgtatatatttatatatttaacgaAATATaatctaatattatattttttatattttttaataattttatttataaatatattaaattactttataattcttaattataaatgtactatgataattcataattatatttatatcttatagttaaatattatataattaataaataattaaaatatatacttatatcattatattataaaatatacttaattttaaattatatatgtacCTTATAGTTAAAAGTTATgtaatttaaaaataacttagaaataattaaaagttatattatatgatatattatgtattaataactcaattcaaaatttaaatgttaattcaaaaataactttttaataaaataattatataaaattatttcaaaaattaaaaactaaatcTCAATTATACCAAATTGAATTGAAATCGAAAAGTCGAAAACCGtaccaaattaaaaataaaataattaaaaactgaattaaaatcatattaaaattttaatttaattccaattCCTTAACAGACTCCAAATCGAACACTCCGAAAATAAATAGAGcctatatattataaataaattaatattaagatttttttacgaatgtaataaaaaaatgttaaaattattaacatcctttacaaaatattaaaataaaatttttcatattttaaagaaaattaagggaaaaaaaaaaagtttcagtCGTTCAAATCCAAGATGGACTTCCATCTCAAATCCTTGTTCTCAATTGCCCTTTGCTCATATCTTCTCCTTGATATGTGTGGTGGGTTCGTTTGACTTCTTCTCCAAACGTCTCTTCTTTGCCTTAATTTCTTCTAGTTGTGTCTGCAGTGATAAGATGGAATAAGTTTAATCATATATTCCTTTCATCCACATCGCTTTCCATAATCTCCACCCATTTGAACTATCTCAATGTCGGATTGAGTCACTCATCAGACTTCCAAGAGAGGTAACACAGAGTCGCTCATCGGATGCAACGTCAGATTACTATATTTGCAAAATTAGGGCTGAACCAGTTGCCTATATCGTTCCAAGCACATGGGTCTAGCTTCTCTTCAATCAATTGACGAAAATGGGATGTTGTTTGGCTCTAGCTTCTCTTCAATCAATCCCTACTGCTCTTTTCCTCTTCTAATATAAGGCAAACATATAGGGAAATAGAATTGGTGAATTCAATATTGTAGTTTTAACCACTGTAAAAATTTACCTATatctaaatttattataaatttaaaatataaatatacaaattttaatttttactgtATATATTGTATAAGCCGatcatctttttattttattttattttttaatttcaattaatttgacTAAATTAAAGCATAAGTGAATTAATCAGAGGATAAAGGATATTTAACGTGGTATTTCCATTTGCTCTTAACGACATTATTGACGGTAGAATGTATTGGACAAAACagagtttaattgatattttttagtAAAGTGAGAGTGGAATCGCAAAAAATCTTTAAAATCTAGATTTTCTAGGTAATTTCCCCAAATAAAAAAGGCGTAGAGATTTCAATTGATGATGAGTGCACGTACAGCTAACACTTTTGCTCCGTGTAAAAATTTTGGTTTAAGGAAAGAGAATTGTACTCCAATGGTCCCCAAACCTTAGATCTACTGGGCCGCCTATTTCAGAAAATGGGTTGTGAAGATACACACACCAGGCATTCAATGAAGCTATGTTGATGTTCTCAACATACCCTAAAATTAAAATGCTTGTGCCCAACTGTAAAACCAAGGCGAAGGAAGCACCAAGAATATCTAACGTCTTGCCTTCCTTCACTGTGAACGGCTACAGTGGCTTGAAATTGGGCAGGTGAAATAAGCCTCCAGCTTCTGGTCTTCTTTAGTGGTGGTAGTGACTGAAGTCATTGAGGTGGCTCTAATTGTAATGCTCTGAATTTATAGATCGTATTCAGTATATTTCAATGAAAAACTAAATATTGAATATGGTATGTAAATTGGATTAAATAAGAggttaaattgaaaatttgaaaaagaTACATATGGACTTTGTTACAAAATTAATGAAGTTTCagagagaaaattaaaaaatttcaacTTAGcatctaattgagtttaattaagatcattaagtgtgattaattaagttaattaatcacTAATTAAAGGGGACCAATGGCAAAAAGACATATATAaagaaatgatatatatatatatatagacatataaatgacaaaaattgatgtctTCTTCCTTCCATCCTTATCAGCcgaacctctctctctcttttccttcattttctttcaccCAAACTCaaacacaaaccctaattcaataatCTAAAATGATGTTTTGTGATGAAAATGAAGGAATTGATGATCAAAGCATGAAATCAAAATGAAAGTGAAGAAAGAATTCAATATTGGTGAGCTGATTCGAGGGGGCAGAATTGCTGGGGTGGAACCAAGGCTAAACACTGAATTGgcttgagaattttttttttttatgaaaagtgGTTGCTATTGGGAGTAATTTGCTAAAACTAatgtaacactctcactttagctagtccgtgcattcgactaTTCTGGTAACCAATGGCTGTtaagaaagtcagaatgtctggaactacatgtaaactagagtgaggagtcataaatagaccaaataatagtaagaaaaattaagaaaaaattttagaaatgaaatacaataaagttaaatgagttgataccccggtgatgggtgaccctaacgggaagttgttgtcttcacagctagtatccctaaacccaagggaaatttcgtgaaataatttttgaaacttcagagaagagttacggagccctaggtagcattagaatgccaagaaaatgcttctggaattttatcaatagtacagacgattttggctcaataagccaaacagaggacattttgatcatttttccttcagagacgatttttgaccaacttgttcatttaggtaagtgaattatatgacataaaatgtgagtaaatattgatagtaatttaataaaaattgattacaagagaaagaaaaagaaaaatgaatttaaacttagttattacataagcattatgtaagcTTAATGTAATTAAAACCCGTTAGCTAATCAAAATTTAACAAACACATCTATAAGACattaaataagaaaaaagaaGTCAAAAATAGCAAAAAGCATTATGCTCTTCACCTTCAACCTCTTGAccgaacctccatggccatttttctataccatattttcaagctttaagcttgaatttTCTCTTTATCCATCCACCAAAATCTCTAAGCCCCTttactaaaatttatccccacatcaagaggaacattttgattatcaaaaagtgaggaaattccaaagtttctacaagtgcaagaagtggttaaagtgaggttagtgcttactctcCCTTCCTTCctttattaaaccatgaattgagGTCACGAGGAGTTGATATTGcatgaaaaaaattaagaaaaccaTGGGTATTGGAAAGACCAAAAATTCGGTAGCCTTgatgaccataag carries:
- the LOC110661411 gene encoding S-adenosylmethionine synthase 1, whose product is MEDPRIQILADHLQSLEQRFQDVKQEMRNLNQEMHFKFESCTKRLEDLIMEKNRKSREELNCKFDQLLEMTGASQSRRKEPVLPTVPQLKEMETFLFTSESVNEGHPDKLCDQISDAVLDACLEQDPDSKVSCDTCTKTNMVMVLGDITTKAKVDYEKIVREACRAIGFVSDDVGLDADKCKVLVNIEQRFPDITQCVGGHFTKRPEEIGAGDQGHVFGYATDETPEYMPLSHVLATKLGARLTEVRKNGICPWVRPDGKTQVTVEYYKENGAMVPVRVHTALISTQHDETVTNDEIAADLKEHVIKPVIPEKYLDEKTIFHLNPSGRFVIGGPHGDAGLTGRKIIVDTYGGWGAHGGGAFSGKDPTKVDRSGAYMVRQAAKSLVANGLARRCIVQVSYAIALPEPLSVFVDTYGTGKIPDKEILRIVEENFDFRPEMMTINLDLKRGGNRFLKTAAYGHFGRDDPDFTWEVVKPLKWDKPQA